The following coding sequences are from one Rutidosis leptorrhynchoides isolate AG116_Rl617_1_P2 chromosome 11, CSIRO_AGI_Rlap_v1, whole genome shotgun sequence window:
- the LOC139876120 gene encoding uncharacterized mitochondrial protein AtMg00810-like, translating to MGNLSYFLGIEVTRNGNDMILSQRKYIHELLGCADLSNAKPVSSPMTTNANLALGDSVTFDNPVQYRQIVGALQYVTLSRPDITFAVNKVCQYMHYPTINHWLAVKRILRYLQGTTNYGLRFIHDSGTVLHDYTDSTYNSLTSFSDADWSGVQSFEIMAIAAVGNNLITYLINDMHFSLSKSANIVTNFIGTVFILI from the exons ATGGGTAACTTGTCTTATTTTCTCGGGATTGAAGTCACAAGGAATGGTAACGACATGATCCTATCACAACGCAAATACATACATGAACTTTTGGGATGCGCTGACTTATCTAATGCTAAACCGGTTTCATCTCCCATGACAACCAACGCAAACCTTGCTCTTGGTGATAGTGTAACATTTGACAACCCCGTTCAATACCGTCAAATTGTAGGTGCCCTTCAGTATGTTACATTGTCTCGACCGGACATCACTTTCGCAGTCAACAAAGTCTGTCAGTACATGCATTATCCCACGATAAATCATTGGTTAGCAGTTAAACGAATTCTTCGTTACTTACAGGGCACTACCAATTATGGGTTACGATTTATACACGACTCCGGAACAGTGCTTCATGACTACACTGATTCCACATACAACTCACTGACTAGCTTCTCTGATGCTGACTGGTCAG GAGTTCAATCATTTGAGATAATGGCTATTGCAGCAGTTGGAAACAACCTTATAACATATCTAATAAACGATATGCACTTTTCGCTATCAAAATCAGCTAACATAGTCACTAATTTTATCGGTACTGTCTTCATTCTTATTTAG